One region of Armigeres subalbatus isolate Guangzhou_Male chromosome 3, GZ_Asu_2, whole genome shotgun sequence genomic DNA includes:
- the LOC134227765 gene encoding uncharacterized protein LOC134227765, producing MSNLDFSNTWLTNQLICATVNEVSARISWFWPVYVGNFPCVARYDDFRNVREYFASKGLLVRCAFRVKGQIVNGIYDMLVYFATEGEAHFAIDHCHRDTYGGYTLNVFPGRVPLHFDPTRSFMFDTKTEFSVYGLQSFENYVASLNPSAKITSSVKIDSEYGTVEFATREQMKRVMKANQFEVKPLFKVMQIQRFLEKDLLDKIELYLESIPNGLRINQGDQFITTVLEVKQPAPVRKIEHHRRNKEREYRRENHRIIKRLKQGRAPVCHYRNPKDVKHFYWMVRRAKKQLAEKNLLP from the exons ATGTCCAACCTGGATTTCAGCAATACCTGGTTGACCAATCAGCTAATATGTGCTACTGTAAACGAAGTAAGTGCCAGAATTTCCTGGTTCTGGCCGGTTTATGTGGGTAATTTTCCGTGCGTTGCTCGATACGACGATTTCCGCAACGTCCGTGAATACTTCGCTTCCAAAGGACTTCTCGTGCGGTGTGCGTTCCGGGTGAAGGGACAG ATTGTCAATGGAATCTACGATATGTTGGTTTACTTTGCAACGGAAGGTGAGGCCCATTTTGCTATCGATCACTGCCACCGGGATACTTATGGAGGGTACACGTTGAACGTTTTTCCCGGAAGGGTGCCGCTCCATTTCGACCCGACTCGGAGCTTTATGTTCGACACGAAAACAGAATTCAGTGTTTACGGTCTacaatccttcgaaaattatgTGGCGTCATTGAATCCATCAGCGAAGATCACTTCCTCCGTGAAGATCGATTCCGAGTACGGGACCGTAGAGTTTGCAACCCGCGAGCAAATGAAGCGAGTAATGAAGGCCAACCAGTTCGAGGTAAAACCGCTATTCAAGGTCATGCAAATCCAACGTTTCCTGGAGAAAGATCTGTTGGACAAAATCGAACTTTATTTGGAATCGATCCCGAATGGACTCCGAATCAATCAGGGGGACCAGTTTATAACTACGGTGCTGGAAGTCAAACAACCTGCTCCGGTACGAAAAATAGAGCATCACCGTAGAAACAAGGAAAGAGAATACAGAAGGGAAAATCACCGCATCATCAAAAGACTCAAGCAGGGGCGTGCTCCGGTATGCCACTACCGGAATCCAAAGGATGTCAAACATTTCTATTGGATGGTTCGGCGTGCTAAGAAACAGCTTGCCGAGAAAAATTTGCTTCCATAA